The genomic window CCGCATCACATCATCGAGCGATCGCTTATTTTCATATCTTCCTCGAATCAACAAATCCAGCAACAACGAAACCAATTCCCCCTTTAAGTAATAAGAAATTTGGGAATTATTGCTATTTGCATCTTGTCGATAAAGCTTAATCCACGCATCAAAACTCGACTCACTCACCGGCTGCACTTTTCGTCCCGGTATTGTCAGGAATCGGCTAATTTCCTTACCCAAATTATGCAAAAATGACTTAGCATCGTAGATCCCCGATCGCAGCGGAATCAACAAATCGTAATAACTTGTCGTCCCCTCACTAAACCACAGTGAAGGAGTGTAATTCTCCCCATCGTAATCAAACTTTTCTAGCCCTTTAGGACGGAGGCGCTTAACATTCCACAAATGGAAAAATTCATGCGCCACCAATTGCATAAAGCGATCGTACTTATCCTTAGCCCGAAAACCAAAACGCGAATAATTTAAAGTGCAGGAATTTTTGTGTTCCAAACCACCAGCACCCGTAGAAGCCAAATGCAGCAGAAACACATACCTTTCATAGGGTAGCCCCCCAAACATTTCAGCTTCAACCTGGATAATTTTTTGGATATCGGGAATAATCCGATCCGCTTCGGCATTTCCCTGTCCCCAAATTGCTAACTCATGAGACTTGCCCAGCACCTCAAACTCATATAAATTGTGACAGCCAACTTCAAACGGACTATCCACCAGCGTATCAAAATCCACCGCCTCGAAAACATTAACTTGCCCTGCAACCGGCGGCAAAGGCGTTGTCACCCTCCATTCTGCTAAAGGCGGGATAATTTCGATCGCGATCGGTTGCTGCTCAAATCCCGGTAAATAAAAACACAGCGCCGCCGGATTGAAATAACCGTGAGAATCATCTAAATGATTTGTACGCACCGTCAGCTCGTTGGCAAACACGCGGTACTTCACTGTTATTTCAGACACCCCATCAGTTTCAATTTGCCAGTGATTTTTCCCTAACTTACACCAAGGCAAAATATTGCCCCCGCTATAAGCGGAAAAATCCTGCAAATGCTTAGCATACTCCCGCACCAAGTAAGAACCTGGAGTCCAAACCGGCAGCTTTAAATCAAGCACTGAAACTGACCAACCTACAACCTGCAAAGTCACCTCAAACAGGTGAGAACTAGGCAGCGGCATCGCAACCTGGTAGTGAATTGCCGGTGCGGTGCTGGTAAAGCGGCTGAATCGGACTTGAGTGGCTTCCGTCATTAATCCAAAATCCCAAATCTAAAATCTAAAATTGCTAGACTCGTCCTGCCAGGTGCGTCAACTGCTTAAGGTTGATCAGATGGATAACTTGACGCCCAGCATCAATCTTGATCCAGCCCTTACTATCTAGTTTTTCCATAATTTTAGTCGTTTCCTCCACACCGATATCCGTCACATCAGCCAAATCTTTCAAAGGGATGTTATAGATTTCCGTTCCCTTCTCGGTTGCCTGACCGTAATTTTCTCCCATAGCCACCAAAGTGTTAGCTAACTTGACAGCCGGTGGCTGATGGCGCAATTGAAAGCGGTGGTTCATTTGGCGCAGTCGCCGTACCATCACTTG from Argonema galeatum A003/A1 includes these protein-coding regions:
- a CDS encoding M61 family metallopeptidase, with translation MTEATQVRFSRFTSTAPAIHYQVAMPLPSSHLFEVTLQVVGWSVSVLDLKLPVWTPGSYLVREYAKHLQDFSAYSGGNILPWCKLGKNHWQIETDGVSEITVKYRVFANELTVRTNHLDDSHGYFNPAALCFYLPGFEQQPIAIEIIPPLAEWRVTTPLPPVAGQVNVFEAVDFDTLVDSPFEVGCHNLYEFEVLGKSHELAIWGQGNAEADRIIPDIQKIIQVEAEMFGGLPYERYVFLLHLASTGAGGLEHKNSCTLNYSRFGFRAKDKYDRFMQLVAHEFFHLWNVKRLRPKGLEKFDYDGENYTPSLWFSEGTTSYYDLLIPLRSGIYDAKSFLHNLGKEISRFLTIPGRKVQPVSESSFDAWIKLYRQDANSNNSQISYYLKGELVSLLLDLLIRGRYENKRSLDDVMRQMWSEFGKEEIGFTPSQLQEAIESVAGMDLRDFFARYIDGTDELPFDEYLEPFGLQVRSDSDEEQPPYMGLTGKAQNGKEVINFVEICSPAQVGGVDAGDELLAIDGLRVTAEHLSDRLKDYKPGDTIQVTVFHQDELRTLPVTLAAPRPNSYKIVAVENSSSTQKQNFAGWLGVSMSGIL